The following are encoded together in the Coffea arabica cultivar ET-39 chromosome 1c, Coffea Arabica ET-39 HiFi, whole genome shotgun sequence genome:
- the LOC113727980 gene encoding elongation factor 1-alpha-like: MGKEKVHINIVVIGHVDSGKSTTTGHLIYKLGGIDKRVIERFEKEAAEMNKRSFKYAWVLDKLKAERERGITIDIALWKFETTKYYCTVIDAPGHRDFIKNMITGTSQADCAVLIIDSTTGGFEAGISKDGQTREHALLAFTLGVRQMICCCNKMDATTPKYSKARYDEIVKEVSSYLKKVGYNPDKINFVPISGFEGDNMIERSTNLDWYKGPTLLEALDQVQEPKRPSDKPLRLPLQDVYKIGGIGTVPVGRVETGVLKPGMVVTFGPTGLTTEVKSVEMHHEALQEALPGDNVGFNVKNVAVKDLKRGFVASNSKDDPAKGASSFTSQVIIMNHPGQIGNGYAPVLDCHTSHIAVKFSEILTKIDRRSGKELEKEPKFLKNGDAGLVKMIPSKPMVVETFSEYPPLGRFAVRDMRQTVAVGVIKAVDKKDPTGAKVTKAAAKKGAK, translated from the exons ATGGGTAAGGAAAAGGTTCATATCAACATTGTGGTCATTGGTCACGTCGACTCTGGAAAGTCGACTACTACTGGTCACTTGATCTACAAGCTTGGAGGAATTGACAAGCGTGTGATTGAGAGGTTTGAGAAAGAAGCTGCTGAAATGAACAAGAGGTCATTCAAGTATGCTTGGGTGCTTGACAAGCTCAAGGCTGAGCGTGAACGTGGTATCACCATTGATATTGCCTTGTGGAAGTTTGAGACCACAAAGTACTACTGCACTGTCATTGATGCTCCTGGACATCGTGACTTTATCAAGAACATGATTACTGGTACTTCTCAGGCTGATTGTGCTGTCCTTATCATTGACTCCACCACTGGTGGTTTTGAAGCTGGTATTTCTAAGGACGGTCAGACCCGTGAGCACGCGTTGCTTGCTTTCACCCTTGGTGTGAGGCAAATGATTTGCTGCTGCAACAAG ATGGATGCCACCACTCCCAAGTACTCCAAGGCACGTTatgatgaaattgtgaaggaaGTGTCTTCCTACTTGAAGAAGGTCGGATACAATCCTGACAAAATAAACTTTGTCCCTATCTCTGGATTTGAGGGAGACAACATGATTGAGAGGTCTACCAATCTTGACTGGTACAAGGGCCCAACCCTCCTTGAGGCTCTTGACCAGGTCCAGGAGCCCAAGAGGCCTTCAGACAAGCCACTCCGTCTCCCACTTCAGGATGTGTACAAGATTGGTGGCATTGGAACCGTCCCTGTGGGACGTGTTGAAACAGGTGTTCTCAAGCCTGGTATGGTTGTGACCTTTGGTCCAACTGGTCTGACAACTGAAGTTAAGTCTGTTGAGATGCACCATGAAGCTCTTCAAGAGGCACTTCCTGGTGACAATGTTGGTTTCAATGTGAAGAACGTTGCTGTGAAGGATCTCAAGCGTGGTTTTGTTGCTTCCAACTCCAAGGATGACCCAGCCAAGGGAGCTTCCAGCTTTACCTCCCAGGTCATCATCATGAACCACCCAGGCCAAATTGGCAATGGATATGCCCCCGTCCTTGATTGCCACACTTCTCACATTGCTGTCAAGTTCTCTGAGATCTTGACCAAGATTGACAGGCGATCTGGCAAGGAGCTTGAGAAGGAGCCCAAGTTCTTGAAGAATGGTGATGCGGGTTTGGTCAAGATGATTCCCTCCAAGCCCATGGTTGTTGAAACTTTCTCAGAGTACCCTCCCCTTGGTCGTTTTGCTGTTAGGGACATGCGCCAAACTGTTGCTGTTGGTGTTATCAAGGCTGTTGACAAGAAGGATCCTACTGGTGCCAAAGTCACCAAGGCTGCTGCTAAGAAGGGTGCCAAATGA
- the LOC113742468 gene encoding vicilin-like seed storage protein At2g28490, with amino-acid sequence MGKISAVFLALLVVCFALVATVGGFYNQDEGGAGIGGGGKGGEREEGGGEGGEPGVGGNSRFLLRESLDVVRTDAGHMRVIRNGGHRLWRSPMQMGLITMEPNSLFIPQYLDSNLILFVRRGEARIGHVYKDDFAERHLKTGDLYTIASGSAFYLVNAAEGQKLYIICSIETSENYGWHWHQHGFRSFFVGGGTNPTSILSGFDPLTMSTAFNVSVDELRDFTTRQHLGAIVYLSDSRAPSMWSKFLDLKEHQRLAHLKRVVHAEEEANQDEEQPTWSFRKLLISIFGEEKNRDDDDTRGPEACNIYERKADFKNDYGWSKAVDENDYSPLRHSDMGVYLVNLTAGSMMAPHVNPRAVEYGIVLRGTGRIQIVFPNGSLAMDAQVKEGDAFWIPRYFPFCQIASRAGPFEFFGFTTSSRDNRPQFLVGANSLLDNMRGPELAAAFGVDEERLGEILDAQRESTILPSSPVTPSGEGEPTKPSSREERAVPKMIRSFGSDMIMGFD; translated from the exons ATGGGAAAGATTTCTGCAGTGTTTTTAGCTTTATTGGTGGTGTGTTTTGCACTGGTGGCCACTGTTGGTGGTTTCTATAACCAAGATGAAGGGGGAGCAGGGATCGGTGGAGGAGGAAAAGGAGGAGAGAGGGAGGAAGGCGGTGGCGAAGGAGGAGAGCCTGGGGTGGGGGGAAACAGCAGGTTCTTGTTGCGGGAGTCACTGGATGTGGTGAGAACTGATGCTGGGCATATGAGGGTGATACGGAATGGCGGTCATAGACTCTGGAGAAGTCCAATGCAAATGGGCTTGATTACTATGGAACCAAACAGTCTTTTCATCCCTCAGTATCTTGATTCCAATCTCATCCTCTTCGTCCGTAGAG GGGAAGCAAGAATTGGACACGTCTACAAGGATGATTTTGCAGAAAGGCATTTGAAGACTGGGGATCTGTATACAATTGCATCTGGTTCTGCATTCTACTTGGTTAACGCCGCAGAAGGCCAGAAGCTTTACATAATCTGCAGCATTGAAACGTCCGAGAACTATGGATGGCATTGGCATCAGCATGGCTTCCGG TCTTTCTTCGTCGGTGGAGGAACAAATCCCACATCTATACTCTCTGGATTCGATCCTTTAACAATGTCGACTGCGTTTAAT GTCTCAGTGGATGAATTGAGAGATTTCACGACAAGGCAACATTTAGGCGCAATCGTGTATTTATCTGATTCTCGTGCACCAAGCATGTGGTCAAAATTCTTGGACCTAAAAGAGCATCAGAGGCTAGCTCACTTGAAGAGAGTCGTGCATGCTGAAGAAGAGGCAAACCAAGACGAAGAGCAGCCAACCTGGTCATTCAGGAAGCTATTGATATCAATCTTCGGGGAGGAAAAGAATAGAGATGATGATGACACGAGAGGCCCAGAGGCTTGCAACATTTACGAAAGAAAAGCCGACTTCAAGAACGATTATGGATGGAGCAAAGCCGTGGACGAAAATGATTACTCTCCTCTTCGCCACTCTGATATGGGTGTCTACCTCGTCAATCTTACCGCG GGATCAATGATGGCACCCCACGTTAATCCAAGAGCAGTCGAGTATGGAATAGTTTTGAGAGGAACCGGTAGAATCCAGATTGTCTTTCCGAATGGAAGTTTGGCAATGGATGCACAAGTGAAAGAGGGAGATGCATTTTGGATTCCTAGGTACTTCCCATTCTGCCAAATTGCATCGAGAGCTGGCCCGTTTGAGTTCTTCGGCTTCACCACGTCTTCGCGAGACAACCGGCCCCAGTTCTTGGTAGGAGCAAATTCACTTCTAGATAACATGAGGGGACCTGAACTTGCGGCTGCATTTGGTGTGGATGAGGAAAGGCTCGGAGAAATCCTCGACGCTCAGCGCGAATCCACGATCTTACCTTCTTCACCTGTTACACCATCGGGCGAGGGCGAGCCGACGAAGCCTAGTAGTAGGGAAGAGAGAGCTGTACCAAAAATGATCAGGAGCTTTGGCAGTGACATGATCATgggttttgattag
- the LOC113742477 gene encoding exonuclease V, chloroplastic-like isoform X1, whose translation MTESPTDSPSTQDTTTRTCSTPDIPIEIIPDEEMALIEAAFASATRTISSLTRFQRNITAPPNDHIRSIKSITLLSKKRISRCSRTGSDSVADIEDSGGDDGLTQKKKKQNRVHGSLLHKFRRKRGLSVTDITAGEWCEKQMEFTLNLGRAKSNKAMEAGIARHAALEEEVVKKVKIHAASVEDTWAVKFMNFILGANQLLFDGLTRELPLVSFEEGLWMVGVIDEIRMPVTETERYPTLVDTKTRARAKLPTEAQQRNGRLQLMCYKRLWDNLVADKFPSGQFFDFFALNPHVILSDEIREHTAKSGFPADTLNDLVAYYRNTCCMLPPAQDQLLLRYEYQEDQSLIGEDQFAYDADWLNNQLKSCLEFWRGEREPSYAAEEERWKCNFCSFYSQCPANSKLDPPS comes from the exons atgacCGAGTCCCCAACTGACTCCCCTTCAACCCAAGACACCACCACTCGtacttgttcaacccctgacatCCCAATTGAGATCATCCCAGACGAAGAAATGGCCCTCATTGAAGCTGCTTTCGCCTCTGCAACTCGGACCATTTCCTCCTTGACTCGGTTCCAAAGAAATATTACAGCTCCGCCTAATGATCATATACGGTCTATAAAGTCCATAACTTTATTGTCCAAAAAGCGGATTTCCAGATGTAGCCGAACTGGGTCTGACTCGGTGGCAGATATAGAGGACTCGGGTGGTGATGATGGGCTAactcagaagaagaagaagcagaatCGAGTTCACGGCTCACTTTTGCATAAATTTAGGAGGAAAAGAGGCTTATCTGTTACTGATATTACTGCCGGG GAATGGTGTGAGAAACAAATGGAGTTTACTCTGAACCTTGGCAgagcaaaatcaaataaagcTATGGAAGCTGGTATTGCTCGCCATGCAGCACTTGAAGAAGAG gttgtcaaaaaggtcaaaatCCATGCTGCATCCGTTGAAGACACATGGGCTGTGAAGTTTATGAATTTTATACTTGGGGCAAATCAGTTGCTATTTGATGGACTGACGCGTGAATTGCCTTT AGTAAGCTTTGAAGAAGGTCTATGGATGGTGGGAGTAATTGATGAAATTCGAATGCCTGTTACAGAAACTGAAAGATATCCTACATTAGTTGATACAAAAACTCGTGCACGAGCAAAGCTTCCTACTGAAGCACAACAGAGAAATGGAAG GCTTCAGTTGATGTGCTACAAGCGTCTGTGGGACAATTTAGTGGCTGATAAATTTCCTTCTGGACAGTTTTTTGATTTCTTTGCTTTGAATCCTCACGTCATTCTTTCAGATGAGATCAGAGAGCACACAGCCAAATCAGGTTTTCCTGCAGAT ACTCTGAATGATTTGGTGGCATACTATCGAAATACTTGTTGTATGCTGCCTCCAGCTCAGGACCAACTGCTACTAAG GTATGAATACCAAGAAGATCAATCTTTGATCGGCGAAGATCAGTTTGCTTATGATGCTGATTGGCTCAATAATCAACTCAAGTCTTGTCTGGAGTTCTGGCGAGGCGAACGAGAACCCAGTTATGCTGCAGAAGAGGAGCGGTGGAAATGCAACTTCTGTAGTTTTTATTCCCAGTGTCCAGCAAACTCCAAACTTGATCCACCTAGCTAA
- the LOC113742477 gene encoding exonuclease V, chloroplastic-like isoform X2, whose translation MTESPTDSPSTQDTTTRTCSTPDIPIEIIPDEEMALIEAAFASATRTISSLTRFQRNITAPPNDHIRSIKSITLLSKKRISRCSRTGSDSVADIEDSGGDDGLTQKKKKQNRVHGSLLHKFRRKRGLSVTDITAGEWCEKQMEFTLNLGRAKSNKAMEAGIARHAALEEEVVKKVKIHAASVEDTWAVKFMNFILGANQLLFDGLTRELPLLQLMCYKRLWDNLVADKFPSGQFFDFFALNPHVILSDEIREHTAKSGFPADTLNDLVAYYRNTCCMLPPAQDQLLLRYEYQEDQSLIGEDQFAYDADWLNNQLKSCLEFWRGEREPSYAAEEERWKCNFCSFYSQCPANSKLDPPS comes from the exons atgacCGAGTCCCCAACTGACTCCCCTTCAACCCAAGACACCACCACTCGtacttgttcaacccctgacatCCCAATTGAGATCATCCCAGACGAAGAAATGGCCCTCATTGAAGCTGCTTTCGCCTCTGCAACTCGGACCATTTCCTCCTTGACTCGGTTCCAAAGAAATATTACAGCTCCGCCTAATGATCATATACGGTCTATAAAGTCCATAACTTTATTGTCCAAAAAGCGGATTTCCAGATGTAGCCGAACTGGGTCTGACTCGGTGGCAGATATAGAGGACTCGGGTGGTGATGATGGGCTAactcagaagaagaagaagcagaatCGAGTTCACGGCTCACTTTTGCATAAATTTAGGAGGAAAAGAGGCTTATCTGTTACTGATATTACTGCCGGG GAATGGTGTGAGAAACAAATGGAGTTTACTCTGAACCTTGGCAgagcaaaatcaaataaagcTATGGAAGCTGGTATTGCTCGCCATGCAGCACTTGAAGAAGAG gttgtcaaaaaggtcaaaatCCATGCTGCATCCGTTGAAGACACATGGGCTGTGAAGTTTATGAATTTTATACTTGGGGCAAATCAGTTGCTATTTGATGGACTGACGCGTGAATTGCCTTT GCTTCAGTTGATGTGCTACAAGCGTCTGTGGGACAATTTAGTGGCTGATAAATTTCCTTCTGGACAGTTTTTTGATTTCTTTGCTTTGAATCCTCACGTCATTCTTTCAGATGAGATCAGAGAGCACACAGCCAAATCAGGTTTTCCTGCAGAT ACTCTGAATGATTTGGTGGCATACTATCGAAATACTTGTTGTATGCTGCCTCCAGCTCAGGACCAACTGCTACTAAG GTATGAATACCAAGAAGATCAATCTTTGATCGGCGAAGATCAGTTTGCTTATGATGCTGATTGGCTCAATAATCAACTCAAGTCTTGTCTGGAGTTCTGGCGAGGCGAACGAGAACCCAGTTATGCTGCAGAAGAGGAGCGGTGGAAATGCAACTTCTGTAGTTTTTATTCCCAGTGTCCAGCAAACTCCAAACTTGATCCACCTAGCTAA
- the LOC140035936 gene encoding pentatricopeptide repeat-containing protein At2g27800, mitochondrial-like: MLSVPRNHVTKIRSKMVSLWQNLSVRGSEVHSSYLKIAPRLASFYNHSIVTHSFHPISSIWNFRCHSAPIQISIASNQTLLVAFSLSLFLVSFYSTSPYPIRRLRGPPSRSLRRRMSKRAKAAAKPVLDEAQFERAISGLPPRFTPEELCNVIVLEKDPLVCLELFNWASKQHRFRHNVSSFHITIKKLGAAKMYQEMDDVVNQVLAIRSMGTEALYNTMIYYFTEARKLTRAVNIYNHMRDIGKLDCRPSITTFNILFAALLSRGKNSYINHMYMETTRCLFRQMIDDGIEPDIFSLNSMIKGYVLSLHVNDALRVFHQMGVVYKCLPNSFSYDYLIHGLCAQGRTNNARELCMEMKEKGFVPSSKSYKSIVNSLALSGEVDEAVKYLWEMTENQRSADFITYRTILDETCRQRGAEDAKHLLQELQEKGLLDGHTCRQLLHEVEGNIGNSHFRTQFS, from the exons ATGCTTTCAGTACCAAGAAATCATGTCACAAAAATTCGGTCCAAGATGGTATCTTTGTGGCAAAATCTATCTGTTAGGGGCTCAGAAGTTCATAGTTCTTACTTAAAGATTGCCCCACGTTTAGCATCCTTTTATAATCATTCAATAGTTACTCATTCTTTTCATCCCATTTCCAGTATATGGAATTTTAGATGCCATTCAGCTCCCATCCAGATTTCAATTGCTTCAAATCAAACACTCCTGGTTGCATTTTCCCTCTCactttttctggtttctttttATTCTACAAGTCCGTATCCAATTCGACGCCTGAGGGGACCCCCTTCAAGATCTTTAAGGAGGAGAATGAGTAAGAGGGCAAAAGCTGCCGCAAAACCTGTTCTAGATGAAGCCCAATTTGAGAGGGCTATTTCTGGGCTCCCACCTAGGTTCACTCCCGAGGAACTTTGCAATGTCATAGTTTTAGAGAAGGAccctttagtttgtttggaGTTGTTTAATTGGGCTTCAAAACAGCATAGGTTTAGGCACAATGTTTCAAGTTTCCACATTACAATAAAGAAACTTGGTGCTGCGAAAATGTACCAAGAGATGGATGATGTTGTTAATCAAGTGCTTGCTATTCGTTCTATGGGTACGGAAGCTCTTTACAATACAATGATCTATTATTTTACAGAAGCTCGAAAATTGACTAGAGCAGTGAACATATATAATCACATGAGGGATATCGGAAAATTGGACTGCAGGCCTTCAATTACCACATTTAATATCCTTTTTGCAGCTTTATTGAGTAGGGGAAAGAACTCATACATAAATCACATGTATATGGAGACAACTAGATGCCTTTTCAGACAAATGATCGACGATGGGATTGAACCTGATATTTTCTCCTTGAATTCTATGATAAAGGGATATGTGCTTTCACTTCATGTTAATGATGCCCTCAGAGTATTTCATCAGATGGGAGTGGTCTATAAGTGCTTGCCTAATTCCTTTTCATATGATTACTTGATCCATGGATTGTGTGCACAAGGAAGAACGAATAACGCCAGGGAGTTGTGTATGGAAATGAAGGAGAAAGGATTTGTCCCTAGTAGTAAATCATACAAATCAATTGTGAACTCCTTGGCTCTGAGTGGAGAAGTTGATGAAGCGGTGAAGTACTTGTGGGAGATGACTGAAAACCAAAGATCAGCTGATTTTATCACCTATAGGACCATACTTGATGAAACTTGTCGCCAAAGAGGGGCCGAAGATGCCAAGCATTTATTGCAAGAGTTACAAGAGAAGGGCCTGCTAGACGGGCATACTTGCAGGCAGCTTCTACATGAGGTTGAAGGAAATATCGGAAACTCACATTTCAGAACTCAATTCAG CTAA